TCGCCCACGGCGTTTCCGCCACTTCCATACATCCGGGCAATGGTGATGATGCAATGGCCTTCCCATTCATCGCCGGGGATAGCCTTTGCGGAAGCGGAACGTTCACTTTGGGGAATGAATATCTTGTCGAGCCATGCGATGTGCGGTGAGAATACACGGACCATTATGCCGACATAGAACATCGAAATCAGGGTACCTACGCCAATTAGTTTCCAGCTCCATTCACCAAAGTAAATGAACATGAATATCGTGCCGATAAGTACCAGAGACGTATCGGAGCAGATTTTCACTTTTCCGAAATCACGTTTTAAAAATCTGGAGATGGCCAGCGGAAGCCCTTCACCTGCCAGCATCAACGAATCGCAACGTACCTCGCATGCGATGCCGAAAGCTAAAACCGCTCCTCCGATGAGCAACTCGATAAGCCTTAACGGATAACCAATCATCGGATTCATATCGAACGGAATCTGCAGGAATCCGGTCATCCACATCGTCAGGTCGGTATAAAATCCGAAAAGGAAGGATACCAGAATCTGTGCATACTGGCGCTTTTCGAAATCCTTGCGCAATAATAGCATCTGAATGGAGATGAAAAATACGTGCATGCAGATAGTGAGTTGCCCCATGGTGAGATTCATGCCCGGAATAAGCGACAGGATATAAGGAGGGGCGGATATGGGCGATGAACCAAGGTTGGCCCGAATGGACAATGAAGTGCCGAAAGCGATGATAAATAGAATGGCGATAAAGCTGATGTAGCGGCGTGTCCACTCTTCTTTGCTTCTCTTGATATTCATAGGCTTGCATATTAGAAAACGCTGGCGAAGTTACATAAAATCCGGCATACTGAATAGATATTTTGCGGCTTTAACGTTCGATGCTCTCTCCTTCTTTTTTGATGCACCAGAATTCAACGCCTTTGGCATCGGCAAATTCTTTCATCCGGCTTGCCGATTGGAATCCGCTGGCAACGAAGTGCATGGGGACAAGCAATCCTACCCGGAAGCGGTCGATGAACTGGCGGGCTCCGCGTGTATAGCCATTTCCGATACGTCCGTCTATGGGAAACATTACGAGGTCGAAGCCGGCGGTAAGCTTGCGGATGTCTTTCAGTTCGCCTAAATAGCGTTTTTCTTCTTTCTCGGGGTCGATTTCCATACCGAATTCGGGGCTGTATATGGTTCCGCCTGTATAGTCATCGGTCAGGAAGCGGGCGTACCAGTTATTCAGGTCGCCTGCGTGAAAGAGGGTTTTGCCTTCGGTCTGCACCACCCACGACACGCCGCTATCGTTGCTTCCGGCAGCGGTGGCATGGATGTGCCGGTCTTGCCAGCTTCCTCCTTTGGCAAGCCATGCATCGGCTTCGTCACGTCTGGCTCTACGGTGTTTCAAGATATCTTTCGAAAGGAGATAAGTGATGTCCGGTTTAATTGATTTCCAAGTGAAGATGTCACGGTTGAAATGGTCTTCGTGGAAGTGGCTGGCAAACACGTACATCGGTTTGTCGCATTTCAGCAATCCGTCGATAACATGTGCCGGATCCAGCCAATAGTCGAAGACCAGCATGCAATTTTCGGTTTCTAAGGCAAAGCCGCTATGGAAGATGTAGGTCAGTTTCATATATATCTTTGGTTATCTTTTATATTTACTTCGGTATTCGGCTGGCGAGATGCCGTATTCTTTCTTGAAACAGCGGTTGAAGTAGGGGATGTCGGCAAAGCCTACCGCATAAGCAATTTCGGATATGTTTTGGTCGGTGCGGTTGAGCAATGTAACCGCCATTTGCAGGCGGAAACGGTTGAGGTATACCGTAAAAGGCTCGTTGACTGACTTTTTGAAGAAAAGGCAAAAAGCGTTTTTGTTCATGGCAATGTGGTCTGCCACTTCGCCCAGCGTGATTTTCCGATGGTAGTTTTCGATGATGTATTTGTAGACGGCCTGCAGGCGTTGTTTGTTTTTATGAATGGGTATGCCGTTGAATGCATGATGGCCGATGTATCTGCTGTTGCCGGAACAGGATGCGAGCATGAGGATTTGCAAAAAACCAATGAGCCGTTGTTGTTCATTGTAGTTTTCGAACTCCAGCAGGATGTGACGTATTTCTTCCGCTCCTTCCCCTTGTACCGACAAGCATTGTTTCAGGTTGGTATAGAACGAAGCGGTTTCTTGAAATTCTTTGGCAAAGCGGGAAAGGCGGTCAAGAAAAGCTTGCGGAAACTGGATGAATGCTTCTTCTATCCTTTCGTCTGCCGGACACGCCAGTTTGTCGTATATCCAGCAATGGGGGATGTTGGCAGGTATGATGATGATGTCACCTTCCCGAAAGTTTTCGATGAAATCGTCCGTAATGCGTTGTCCTCCGCCTTTGATGACGAATCCGATTTCCAGTTCCGGATGCTGGTGATAGCCTATCGCGCTTTTGTACCACGATGTACAACGGCGGTAGAAGAATGAGTTTTCTGTATTTTGCGCTACTTGTTCGTAAATGACATTGTTCATGGTTTTCTCCCGTTAGCTTTGCGAATATATACAATATTATGGGCAGGTGTATGCTAAAGGGGGGAAAATTTAGATACTTTTGTGAATATACGACAATAGTGCGTGTGTTTTGTTCAATTTTTTTGTAAAAATATCCATTACCTTTGCTATCATAAATTAATAGTTAAGGTTACGTTGTCGGCCGGGATGTAGAGAGTACATGTACCGGCCGTTTTTATTGCGTGGCTATAAACGGAAAAAAGCGATTGCACAATGGTGTAACCGCTTTTTTGATTATTTACAAAAAGCCTTTCGGCATTTATCAGATTCTTTACTAAAAGCTACTGCTTTTTGGGCTTTAGCTTACTTTTTGTTGTTTACTTGCTGAGTCTGTCGTTCAGCATTACATAACCCCAGATCATCGGATCTGCATTGGCAATCTTGTGAAAAATGTTTTTTACCTTTTTCATAATGTTATCCTTTCTTTTTTAGTTAATAATACCTGAAAACTTAAATCTAACTTTTGTTTAACTTTCAATATTGGTTTTGTTATCCTTTAAATCTCCGGCGAACCTCACGGCTGGCCTTTGATGTTTTTCTTTTCAATCTTTTTTTACCTTAAATCTTATAGTTTAGTTAAGTTCTAGAACTTGTTGTTCTTTAATTACACTGCAAATATACTGCCTTTTTGCTTTCAAAATATGTTTTATAGCATATATTTTGGCTTTTCCCTTGTTTTATTGACCTAAGTCAAAAAATGCGGAAGTATTTGAGGGCTTTATCGTAGAAGAGGGGATATTTTGTCAGTCAGGGGCTGACAAATGGGCAGGATGTATGGATATTCCGCCATATTGGCATTATTGGGCGGTATGTTGGCTGATAAAGTTCAGGATTTCTTCTTTTTGGTCGGGATGAAACCATGTGATGTCGGTGTCTCGCTTGAACCACGTCATTTGTTTGCGTGAGTAGATGCGGGAGTTTTGCTTGATTTTTTCGATGGCGAAAGGAAGGTCCCATTCTCCGTCAAAGTATTTGAAGAGTTCTTTATAGCCTACGGTGTTCAGTGAATTGAGATGCCGGAAGGGGTAAACCTTGCGGGCTTCTTCCAATAATCCTTCTTCCATCATCTGGTCTACCCGAAGGTTGATGCGGGCATATAGTTCTTCTCGTTCGCGCTTCAATCCGATTTTCAGGAGGTGAAAAGGGCGTTGTTTTTGTGTGCGGGTTCGGAAAGAAGTATAGGTCTTTCCCGTCATATAGCAGATTTCGAGGGCATGGATAACCCGTTTGGGGTTCTTCAAGTCAACGGTCTGATAATATTCCGGATCCAGAAGCTTCAGTTCGCTGCAGAGGCGTTCCAACCCTTCTTGTTCATATCTTTCCATCATCAGCCGGCGTGTTTCGGCATCTACCGTGGGGATATCGTCAATGCCTTTGCATACGGCATCGACGTACATCATCGAGCCTCCGGTCAGCACCACCACATCGTGTGCTTTAAAAAGTTCGTCCAGCTTTTTGAGTGCGTCTGCCTCGTATTGTGCTGCGCTGTAATAATCGGTGAGTTGTAATGTGCCTACAAAATAATGGGGAACCCGTGCCAGTTGGCTGGGAGTAGGAGCTGCCGTACCTATTTTCAAATCGGCATAAAGCTGGCGGGAATCCGCCGAGAGGATGGAAGTGTGGTAGGTTTCGGCGATGGACAGGCTTAATTCGGTTTTGCCTACGCCTGTAGCGCCAATGAGGACGATGAGGGTCATAAAAATGAAGAATTAAAGAATGAAGAATGAAGAATGAGTAAGGTGTTCAACCGATTCTTCATTCTTATTTCTTCATTCTTCATTAAAAAATTAGTATTTATCTTCGTCATACGGATTTCCTCCGCTCCCAATGTCGTATCCGTCGGGGTCGAAGTCGTCCATATCGTATTCCTGGTCTCCGTAGAAGTTCTCGTCTAAGTCCAGTGATGAATCCATTTTCTTCATTTGCTCGTCGAAGTCGATGACTTGTTGGGGCGGATTTCCTTCTTTCCGTGAGCAAGTGGCATGTTGGAGGTCTTTCCCGGTGATGATTTCCGACAGTTCGATGAAGAATACGCGTTCAGCCAAGGGGTCGAATACATAGAGCAGCTTTTGCTTTTCATCTTCCAGCAGTTCACTCAGGCGGGTATCTTTCATGACGAATGTATCTTCTTCCGAGCTTCCTGCTCCCATATCTTCCAGCGTGATTTCAATTTCTTTTTCCCAGTCATCGTCGCAGATGAAGAAAGAAGTCATCTGGTCATCCTTATAGCCTGTACATTTCAGGATAGCTTCATGCAAGTCGTAGAATGAAGCATCCGAATCGATTTTGATTTCTCTTATGAAATCATCCACTTCGTCTGATATGATTCTAAATTTGTATACCATAATCTTTCGTTAAACTTGAATTGATGCGGTAAAGGTACAAAAATTTTTTATCGGATGATGCCTCTTTCCGAATTTTCGATAAAAGAAACGATGTATTCGATTTCGGGACTCATCGGTATTTCTTCTCTTACTTGTTGCAGGGCATCGGTCACGTTCTTTCCGTTATTGTAGATGATGCGGTAGGCGTTGTGGATATTCTCTATCAGTTCGTTCGAGAATCCGCGCCGGCGCAGGCCTACAATGTTGATGCCGCTATAGGCAATGGGTTCGCGCCCTGCGATAATATAAGGAGGGATGTCTTTGCTGAACCGGCATCCGCCTTGTATCATGACGTATCCTCCCACCCGGCAGAACTGGTGCATCAGTACGTTGGCGCTTACAATGGCGTTGTCGTCGATGATGACTTCACCTGCCATTTTCGTGGAGTTTCCGATGATGCATCCGCTTCCGACATGGGTGTCGTGTGCCACATGTACGCCTTCCATGAGGAGGTTGTTGTTTCCTACGATGGTTTTCCCTTTGGCTGCGGTGCCCCGGTTGATAGTCACATTCTCGCGTATGGTGTTGTTGTCGCCTATTTCGGCTGTGGTCTCTTCTCCCCGGAACTTCAGGTCTTGCGGAATGGCTCCGATGACGGCTCCCGGAAAGATACGGTTGTTGTTGCCTATGCGTGAACCGTATAAGATGTTCGCATTAGGCATAATGGTATTGTTGTCGCCAATGACCACGTTCTTGTCGATGAATACAAAGGGACCGATTTCGACGTTTTCCCCTATGATTGCTTCCGGATGTACGTATGCTAATGGACTTATCATTTTATTTGTTTTTTACTATTTGTGCCATAAATTCAGCTTCGCAAACGATTTTTTCTCCTACGAAGATGTATCCTTTCATCGTAGAGATGCCGCGGCGAATCGGTGCCATCAGTTCTACACGGAACACGAGTGTATCGCCGGGCACTACTTTTTGGCGGAATTTTACATTGTCTATTTTCAAGAAGTAAGTAGAATATCTTTCAGGTTCGGCCAATGAGTTAAGCACCAGCAGGCCTCCTACCTGTGCCATGGCTTCTACCTGAAGAACGCCCGGCATGACCGGTTCTTGCGGGAAATGCCCTTGGAAGAACGGTTCGTTCGAAGTGACGTTCTTTACGCCCACGATGTAATTTGCTCCGATGGCGATGACTTTGTCTACCAGTTGGAACGGGTAACGGTGGGGAAGGAGTTCGCGGATGCGGTTCACGTCCATTAAAGGAGGTTCGTTGCAATTATAAATAGGAGCCTGAATCTCGTGCAGGCGGATTTCCTTACGCAACTGGCGGGCGAATTTATTGTTGATGGTATGTCCCGGGCGGGTGGCGATGATGCGTCCTTTGATGGGTTTCCCAATCAGGGCAAGGTCGCCGATGATGTCAAGCAGCTTGTGGCGTGCCGGTTCGTTGGACCATACCAAAGGAATGTGGTTGATGTATCCCAGGTGGCTGGCATCCATGTGCGGGACTCCCATTACATCGGCAAGCTTGTCGAAGTTTTCCTGCGTCATCTGTTTCTCGTAGATGACGATGGCATTGTCCAAATCTCCTCCCTTGATAAGCCCGGCATTCAGCAGAGGTTCGATTTCCCTCACGAATACGAAGGTGCGTGCCGATGCGATTTCGGTAGGGAATTCATCCATGTTCTCCAATGTGGCGTATTGGTTGGTCAGAATCTTGGAATCGTAAGAGATTAATACGTTTAAGCTGAATTTATCATCCGGCAAGACGATGATGGAAGACCCTGTTTCTTCATCGCGCACTTCGATTTTCGATTTGATGATGTAATAATCTTTCGGAGCGGTTTGTTCCTCAATGCCTACCCGCTGGATGCATTCTACGTATGCTTTCGAGCTTCCGTCTAAAATCGGAAGTTCGGGACCGTTTACCTGAATCAGGCAATTATCGATACCGGCTGCATAGAGGGCAGCCATGGCGTGCTCTACGGTACTTACTTTTACCCCGTTCTTAGCCAAAACAGTACCCCGTGTGGTGTCTACCACATTATCCGCTATGGCATCGATGATGGGCTGGTCGTCCAGGTCGATGCGTTGGATTTTATATCCGTGGTGTTCGGGGGCAGGATTGAATGTCACGGTCAGCTTGACTCCGGTATGGAGTCCCTTGCCGTTCAGTGTAAAACTGCCTTTTAGTGTTTTTTGTTTTAACATGGGTTTTATTTATTAAGTTGTTTCTTTAATTCTTCCAGTTCCTTCTGCATGCGTCTCATGTCTTCGTACATATCGGGCAGCTTCTTGTATATGACCGCCGAGCGCGCAAAAAGCTTCGGGTCGATGGCGGGATATCCCATCAGGGTGCTGCCCGACTTGGTATTGCCCGGTATGCCCGATTGGGCTCCGATAGTCACGCGGTCGCCCACTTTGATATGTCCGGCTACACCTACTTGTCCGGCAAATACGCACCATTCGCCTATCTTGGCGGAACCTGCCACGCCTCCTTGCGAAGCCATCACCGTGTGGCTTCCTATCTCTACATTGTGGGCAATCTGAATCAGGTTGTCCAGCTTTACGCCCTTATGGATGATGGTGGCGCCCATCGTGGCACGGTCTACGCACGTATTGGCACCGATTTCCACATTGTCCTCAATAACGACGATACCGATTTGGGGAATCTTGTCATAGCCTTCGGCGGAGGGGGCAAACCCGAATCCGTCCGCACCGATGACACATCCGGCATGCAGGATGCAATTATTCCCTATGCGGCAATCCTGGTAAATGGTGACATGGGGATATAGCGTGGTGTTGGAGCCGATTTTAACATGGCTTCCTACGGTGACATGCGGATGGATGCAGGCGTTGTCGCCTATTTCTGCGCCTGCTTCGATGCAGGCAAAGGGGCCGATATAGACATCTTTTCCGATTTTGGCGGTTGGAGCAATGGATGCCAGCGGGTCGATGCCCGTCTTTTTCGGCTTGTTTTGTTCGTATAAAGTCAGGAGTTGAGCCAGGCTTTCGTATGCGTTGTCTACTTTAATCAAGGTGGCACTGACCGGTTGTTCCGGTTCGAAATCTTTATTGACCAATACAATCGTTGATTGGGTCGTATATATATAATGTGTATATTTCGGGTTTGAAAGGAAAGAAATGGCACCCGGTACGCCTTCTTCTATCTTTGCGAATGTGTGTACGGTAGCATGCTCGTTCCCTACTATTTCTCCGTGGATATATTCCGCAATTTGTTTGGCTGAAAACTCCATAACTTATCGTGTCTTTTTTGTTTTTCTATTAGTGTCTTTAGTACGCTCCTTGTTTAATTATGCAAATTACGTATTTTTTTTTATATATCCGTGCAAAACGTCAATTATTTATCTTTTTAGTGGTCTAAAACACGTTAATCGATGTTTTTTTAACTTTAGCTCCCCCGGATGCACATAGCTTCGTGGGGGAATGCAGATGCTTGCGCAGGGCGATGAAGCTATATCCATAGGAAGATGCAGGCAATATGGATTCCGTAAATTGCCTGCAGGGGCGTATGCGGCACGTCCCTGCAGGCGGTTGGGGATTATACGATACGGGCGGCTTTCAATTGTTCCGCCATTTGTTTCTGGACTTTTCCGGCTTCATCTTTAGCGGCCTGGGCAAAGTTCTCGCTCTTGTCGGCATAGATGATGGCACGGCTGGAGTTGACGATAAGTCCGCATTCGGGAGTCATGCCATAGCGGCACACTTCTTCCAGCGAGCCTCCTTGTGCGCCGATGCCCGGCACGAGCAGGAAATGGTTGGGCACGATGCGGCGGATATCCTCGAACATGCGTCCTTGGGTGGCACCTACTACGTACATCATGTTCTGGTCGTTTGCCCATTCTTGTGACTTGCGCAAGACTTTTTCGAAAAGCCGTTCACCTTCCTTGTCCTCCGTCAGCTGGAAATCGTGCGAACCTTTGTTCGAGGTCAGCGCCAGCAGGATGACCCATTTCCCTTCGTAGGAGAGGAAGGGCGTTACGCTGTCCTCGCCCATGTAGGGAGCCACGGTCAGCGAGTCGATGTCAAGCTCTTCGAAGAAGGTGCGGGCATACATGGCGGAGGTGTTTCCGATATCCCCGCGTTTGGCATCGGCGATGATGAACTGGTCGGGATAGTTTTTCTTGATGTATTCCACGGTCTTTTCGAAAGCTATCCAGCCTTTTACGCCCATGCTTTCATAAAAAGCCAGGTTCGGCTTATAGGCGATGCAATAAGGGGCGGTTGCGTCTATAATGGCTTTGTTGAATGCAAAGATAGGGTCTTCTTCCTTCAGCAGGTGTCCGGGGATTTTCTTGATGTCGGTATCCAGCCCTACACACAGGAAGGATTGTTTGCGCTTGATGTTTTCAAAGAGTTCTTGTTTGTTCATATTGGTCTGTTTTTGAATTTATTTTTGATAAAAGAGATATCCCTTGAAAGACAAGTGTGTATCTTCTATGTTTGTTTTGTTATAGTTTAAACTGAATCGGGTGAGCACGAAGCTCTTGTCGGGTGAATTGCACCGCAGGGCCGTAGGGGGCATCGCGGCGGTTTCGGGGAATGTGCCTCCGGAAGTATGCGCCTGCAGCTTCCAAATGGTATCCAAATCGAAATAGACGGTGTCTCCCGTAAGCTCGAGCGGTACAGGCAATGACCCGTTTTCCCACCATTTATCGGGCAGGGAACCGTCTGCCCCCGACATGTATTGGTCGATTTCTATCACCTGGTTATGCCCTTCGGGGATAGGGAGAGGCTCAGAAGGTTCGGTTTCTCCCTGGTAGGAGAAGTGGGGCGATTCGGCTTCGGGAAGCGAGTATAGCAAAATGTCTTGGTCTACCAGGTCGCTTATGCTTTCCCATCCGAACCAGTTCCGCATGTATCTCACTCGGTCGTTGATGTTCGCGGCATGGGCGTACGGGAGCGATGCGAGCCACTTCTCGTACCCTTCCCGGGATAAGGGGAGGGAAGAGATGCCCGATGCCTTTAACTCGTTTTCGATATCGGCATGAATCTTATTCCGGGTGATGCCGGCATAGTTTACCGGAAGCACGGAAGTCAGCAGGAATATCACGGAGAACGAGACCGGTATCCAGTTGATGCGCCTTGCCTTGTTGAGAATCAGCCCGATGCAGACGATGTAGCACCAGGCGTTGAAGGTGATGAGGTAAAGGCGGTTGATGCTGATGCCGTAATCCTGGAACCGGCGCATGATGCTGACGGTCATCAGGACCAGCAAGGGCAATGCCACGAGCGGAAGCCCGTATGCAATACGTTTGTCCGTTTGCCTTTCTCTTCCGATGCGGGAGGGGTAGATGCCGAACTCAATCGCGATGCATCCGGCCATCATGAGGGTGACCAGCCAGGAGACCCAGCCCGTGGGTAGTTCCCAGGTAATGAGTATCTTGGCGGCGTAGATGTAAAGCACAAGGATATAGCCCATTTCCAAAGGCAGGAAAAGGTAGCGGATAATCCCGTTCAGGAATGGGCTGGCGTGAGGGGATTCGTTATGCTTTTCGCGTCCTTGCGGGAGCATTCCGAGGAATAAGAGCAAGGAGAGGAATACGTTGCATACGGTCACGATATAGCCGTAGGCCTTATGATTGACTTCGATGTTGAACAGGGCTTGCAGGGAATAGGCAAGCAGGCAGGTTCCGAGGCTCATGACGCTCCCGATGAGTATGGAGGTGATAAACGCTCCAAAGCTTGCGGAAGCGAAGTTCCAGTTAGGCATATCGTTCTTGGTGCGTGAGAAGGAAAGGAAAAAGACGGATATGCCGATGGCAAAGATTGCGGCTCCGTGCGCGATTCCGATTTCGGTCAGCGACTCGCCGGGCGAAAGGGAATACAGGAACAGGGCATCTGCTATCAATAGCCCGTGAGGGAGTACATGGGCTATGGCTTTGCGTACCGGATGCTCCATTTCCTCACTCCAGAGATGAAGGGTGAGCGAAAGGAGCGTGCCTGCCGAGAGGTAATATCCGATGATGACAATCAGCTTGTTCTCTGTTTCATAATCTGTGGCGATTAGGTGAATCAGATAGACGCTCAGGGCAATGCCGAACAATACCGTGACGGGGAAACGTCTCAAAGTGGTTTGCAACGTTCCGGCAAGGATACTGGCTATTTGTTGATACCATGGCCTGTTCATGACGCTGGTCGGTTAAAGGTTATAGTTCGCTTTCTTTCAGTCTCTCGGCGTTCTCCGCCACTATCAGGTGGTCGATACAATCCTGTATGTCGCCGTCCATAAAGGCGGCAAGGTTGTAGATGGTATAATTGATGCGGTGGTCGGTGATGCGTCCCTGCGGGTAATTGTAGGTACGGATTTTTGCCGAACGGTCGCCGGTGCTTACCATGGTCTTGCGCTTCGAGGCGATATCGTCGATGTATTTCTGGTGTTCCTTGTCATATATAAAGGTACGCAGGCGTGCGAGCGCGCGCTCCTTATTTTTAGGCTGGTCGCGTGTCTCGGTACATTCTATCAGGATTTCTTCTACCACGCCCGTATTGGGGTTTTTCCAGTTATAGCGCAGGCGTACGCCCGATTCCACTTTGTTCACGTTCTGGCCTCCGGCACCGCTGCTTCGGAACGTATCCCATTTGATTTCGCCTTCATTGATTTCCACATCAAAGGGTTCGGCTTCGGGCAATACGGCTACAGATGCCGCCGAGGTATGTACACGCCCCTGGGTTTCGGTGGCGGGTACGCGTTGCACCCGGTGCACGCCCGATTCGTATTTCAGTGTCCCGTATACCTTATCACCTGTCACGGAACAGATGATTTCCTTGAATCCGCCCGATGCGCCTTCGCTGGCACTCGATACTTCCAGCTTCCAGCCTTTGCGCTCGCAGTATTTCGAGTACATGCGGAAGAGGTCTCCGGCAAAGATAGCCGCTTCGTCCCCTCCGGTTCCCCCTCGGATTTCGAGGATGGCATTACGGTCGTCCTGCGGGTCGGCAGGGATGAGCAGAAGCTTGATTTCTTCTTCCAGTTCCGGTATGCGTGCTTCGCATGCGGCGGCTTCCTCGCGTGCCATTTCCTTCAGTTCCGGGTCGTTTTCGCCCATCATCATTTTTGCCTCTTCCAGTCCGTTCAGGCATTGCAGGTATTCCCCGCGTGCCTTCATGATGTCGCTCAGCTCTTTGTATTCTTTCGTGAGCTTCACGTACCGCTTCTGGTCGGCGATGACGGAAGGGTCGGTAATCAGGGTCGAAACTTCTTCAAAGCGTGCCACCAGCCCGTCTAATTTCTCTAATAATGTGTTGTTGTTTTCTGACATATAAGTTTAACCTTCAATCAATTTGATGTATGTTTGTAACGCTTCTATCTCTTTTTCTTCTACCAGTTGGCGGAAAGGTATCGGATTTTTGTCCACGTGCGATGCTTCCAGTGCTTGGTAATAGGTTAGTTTGCTTTCGGCATCTCCTTTTAGTACGATGAATACATATCCATGACGCAACAGGTAAAGGTTCATCAGCAGGCGCGAAGTCCGTCCGTTTCCGTCTATAAACGGATGAATGCGCACCAGCTCATCGTGCAGGTAGGCGGCAATGTTTACCGGATGAACGCCTTGGGTTTCCATTTCGCGGAAACGGATCAGGAAGTCTTCCATTTGCTTTTCTATCAGATAAGGTTGGGGAGGAACGTGCCTGCTTCCCGAAATCAGTATAGGCACCGTACGGTAACGCCCGGCATTTTCCCGGTCGATGCCTCGCAGGATAAGTGCATGAATCTGGAGGATGACGCGTTCGGTCAGAGGCTCTTCACTTTGCGCCAGCTCTTTGATGAACGCAATGGCTTCCTGATGATTGATAGCCTCCAAGTGTTCGCGCATGCTTTTTCCGCTTATCGTGAGTCCTTCTTCTACCACCAAAGCGGTTTCCTGCAAGGTCAATGTATTGCCTTCTATCCGGTTGCTTTCGTATGTATATTCTATGTCGAGAGCTTCCCTTATTTTGTCCAATGCTTCTTTGGGAAGGGGGCGTAACGAACCCAGACGCGATTTCATCGCATCCAGCTTCGCTAATAATGTATTGTTCTCTGACATCATAATCGGATTTTATCTCTGTTTCTTTTTTCGGGTTGGCACGTGTCGTGCATTATTCCCAAAGCTTTCTTGAAAAGTCTATTTGCCGAAAGACGATACCCCAACAAATGAACCACCATACTATGCAGAACAGCAGCTCTTGGAACATCTTTCCCGAGAACGTGTGGTTCATGATGAGGGCAATGCAGGTCAGGGTAGAATCTATGGCTACGATGGCACACGCTACGCTGATTAAAATAAAATAGCCTCTCCGCACACATTGGTTTACACTGGTTAAACCTTTCCAACGGCTGACAAGGAATGCGGAGAGTATGATAATCAAACAGACTAACCGGATGTATGCCATATCAATACTTGAACTCCCCGAACTCACTCCGGATAATCAGTTCCTTATGGTCGCTTTCCTCGATGCGTCCTACTACTTGCGCGTCGATGTTGAACGATTTCGAGATGGCGATGACTTCTTCGGCGTGTTCGGGCGAGAGGTAAACCTCCAGACGGTGTCCCATGTTGAATACCTTGTACATTTCGTCCCAATCTGTTCCGCTCTGTTCCTTGATGGTACGG
The Phocaeicola salanitronis DSM 18170 genome window above contains:
- a CDS encoding AraC family transcriptional regulator, which produces MNNVIYEQVAQNTENSFFYRRCTSWYKSAIGYHQHPELEIGFVIKGGGQRITDDFIENFREGDIIIIPANIPHCWIYDKLACPADERIEEAFIQFPQAFLDRLSRFAKEFQETASFYTNLKQCLSVQGEGAEEIRHILLEFENYNEQQRLIGFLQILMLASCSGNSRYIGHHAFNGIPIHKNKQRLQAVYKYIIENYHRKITLGEVADHIAMNKNAFCLFFKKSVNEPFTVYLNRFRLQMAVTLLNRTDQNISEIAYAVGFADIPYFNRCFKKEYGISPAEYRSKYKR
- the lpxA gene encoding acyl-ACP--UDP-N-acetylglucosamine O-acyltransferase, translated to MISPLAYVHPEAIIGENVEIGPFVFIDKNVVIGDNNTIMPNANILYGSRIGNNNRIFPGAVIGAIPQDLKFRGEETTAEIGDNNTIRENVTINRGTAAKGKTIVGNNNLLMEGVHVAHDTHVGSGCIIGNSTKMAGEVIIDDNAIVSANVLMHQFCRVGGYVMIQGGCRFSKDIPPYIIAGREPIAYSGINIVGLRRRGFSNELIENIHNAYRIIYNNGKNVTDALQQVREEIPMSPEIEYIVSFIENSERGIIR
- a CDS encoding MBL fold metallo-hydrolase; the protein is MKLTYIFHSGFALETENCMLVFDYWLDPAHVIDGLLKCDKPMYVFASHFHEDHFNRDIFTWKSIKPDITYLLSKDILKHRRARRDEADAWLAKGGSWQDRHIHATAAGSNDSGVSWVVQTEGKTLFHAGDLNNWYARFLTDDYTGGTIYSPEFGMEIDPEKEEKRYLGELKDIRKLTAGFDLVMFPIDGRIGNGYTRGARQFIDRFRVGLLVPMHFVASGFQSASRMKEFADAKGVEFWCIKKEGESIER
- the miaA gene encoding tRNA (adenosine(37)-N6)-dimethylallyltransferase MiaA produces the protein MTLIVLIGATGVGKTELSLSIAETYHTSILSADSRQLYADLKIGTAAPTPSQLARVPHYFVGTLQLTDYYSAAQYEADALKKLDELFKAHDVVVLTGGSMMYVDAVCKGIDDIPTVDAETRRLMMERYEQEGLERLCSELKLLDPEYYQTVDLKNPKRVIHALEICYMTGKTYTSFRTRTQKQRPFHLLKIGLKREREELYARINLRVDQMMEEGLLEEARKVYPFRHLNSLNTVGYKELFKYFDGEWDLPFAIEKIKQNSRIYSRKQMTWFKRDTDITWFHPDQKEEILNFISQHTAQ
- a CDS encoding IS1096 element passenger TnpR family protein, which codes for MVYKFRIISDEVDDFIREIKIDSDASFYDLHEAILKCTGYKDDQMTSFFICDDDWEKEIEITLEDMGAGSSEEDTFVMKDTRLSELLEDEKQKLLYVFDPLAERVFFIELSEIITGKDLQHATCSRKEGNPPQQVIDFDEQMKKMDSSLDLDENFYGDQEYDMDDFDPDGYDIGSGGNPYDEDKY
- a CDS encoding cytidylate kinase family protein codes for the protein MNIKRSKEEWTRRYISFIAILFIIAFGTSLSIRANLGSSPISAPPYILSLIPGMNLTMGQLTICMHVFFISIQMLLLRKDFEKRQYAQILVSFLFGFYTDLTMWMTGFLQIPFDMNPMIGYPLRLIELLIGGAVLAFGIACEVRCDSLMLAGEGLPLAISRFLKRDFGKVKICSDTSLVLIGTIFMFIYFGEWSWKLIGVGTLISMFYVGIMVRVFSPHIAWLDKIFIPQSERSASAKAIPGDEWEGHCIITIARMYGSGGNAVGEAVAHKLGCPCYNRQIIDQTARQMGYSTEFVAENEQNIPTARLWELIFTDSGIPASLNPSKEDAIFVSQSRTIRGLAHNGPCVIIGRLGNWILRDNPHILRVFIRSGLDFAVNQLTGRFHISKEEATRKIERVNTGRANHYRHYTGKQWTDINEYDLIINTDYTGIDGAVDMILRAAKNLK